The stretch of DNA GAAGTGACCGATAAGACCAATCTGGGCGATACGGGTGTGAACCGTAAGGCGATCCTGGCCGGAGAAATCGACGTGTATCCGGAGTACACCGGGAACGCCGTATACCTGTTTCCCGCTGCCAAAATCACGGCCAAGCAGGCAGGTAGCCCCGGCGTGATCTACGGCTTTGCCCGCCAGCTCGACGTGAAGAACGGCATTTCCTGGCTGAAGCCCGCCAATGTGAACAACACCTGGGTCATTGCCGTGCCGCAGGCTTTTGCCAGTGCCCAGAAACTCGCGAGCGTCACCGACCTCGCCAAATACCTGAACGGCGGCGGCAAATTTAAGATCGCGGGTAGCCCCGAATTCTTTAATCGCCCCGACACCATGCCCGCCTTCGAACAGGTGTACGGCTTTAAGCTGAAGGCCGAACAGAAGCTGACGCTGGCGGGCGCGACCCCGCCCCAGACGCAGCAGGCTGCGGCCAGCGGCACCAACAGCGTGAATGCGGCGATGGCTTACGGCACCGATGGCAGTCTGTCGGCCCTGAAACTGGTGGCCCTCAAAGACCCCAAAGGCGCACAGGCCGTGTACCAGCCCGCGCCCATCATGCGCACGGCGATCCTGAAGGCCAACCCTCAAATCGAGGCGCTACTGAACAAAACCTTTGCCACGCTGACGCAGGCCACCTTGCAAGGGCTGAACGCGCAGGTGGCGCTGGAAGGCCGCACGGCGCAGAGTGTGGCTCAGACGTATCTCAAGAGCAAAGGGCTGATCAAGTAAGCATGCAAACTGGCGGCAGCAGGTTGCGTGGCTTTTTCCCGACTTGGGATCAGCCGCGCCTTCAGGCCGCCGCGTGACCAAGCTCAA from Deinococcus sp. QL22 encodes:
- a CDS encoding glycine betaine ABC transporter substrate-binding protein, whose product is MKTFLLLSLSLLASTLATTAAAKPIVVGSKLDPEAQILGQMIVLTLKNAGLEVTDKTNLGDTGVNRKAILAGEIDVYPEYTGNAVYLFPAAKITAKQAGSPGVIYGFARQLDVKNGISWLKPANVNNTWVIAVPQAFASAQKLASVTDLAKYLNGGGKFKIAGSPEFFNRPDTMPAFEQVYGFKLKAEQKLTLAGATPPQTQQAAASGTNSVNAAMAYGTDGSLSALKLVALKDPKGAQAVYQPAPIMRTAILKANPQIEALLNKTFATLTQATLQGLNAQVALEGRTAQSVAQTYLKSKGLIK